Proteins encoded by one window of Archaeoglobus veneficus SNP6:
- the prf1 gene encoding peptide chain release factor aRF-1, translating into MTSKLEYEFKRKLEELEKLKGRGTELITLYIPPDKNIADVASQLRNELSQASNIKSKQTRTNVMAGLEAILQRLKYFKKPPEHGMVIISGVVDMNGKQKHITEIIEPPEPVPLYKYHCDSSFYLEPLKEMLKEKKMYGLIVIDRREATIGILRGKRIEALSYTTSMVPGKHRQGGQSSVRFERLREIAIHEFYKKVGEKATEALLPHKDQLLGILIGGPSPTKEEFYEGEYLHHELQKKVVGLFDVSYTDESGLYELVEKAEDVLQELDLMKEKRLMGRFLKEVAKDGLAAYGEDEVRRYISLGAVDTLLLSEDLRLERVKYRCPKCGAEREITVREGVSNPPVCEEDAIPMEEVERQDIILELSELAESMGAKVEFLSTESEEGAMLYNAFGGIAAILRFKPD; encoded by the coding sequence ATGACGTCCAAGCTGGAGTACGAGTTCAAGAGGAAGCTCGAGGAGCTTGAGAAGCTCAAGGGTAGGGGGACGGAACTCATAACCCTGTATATTCCCCCGGACAAGAACATTGCAGATGTAGCCTCGCAGCTGCGAAACGAGCTCAGCCAGGCATCGAACATCAAATCCAAGCAGACCCGAACGAACGTTATGGCCGGGCTGGAGGCAATACTCCAGAGACTCAAGTATTTCAAGAAACCCCCTGAGCATGGAATGGTCATAATAAGCGGTGTTGTTGACATGAACGGCAAGCAGAAGCACATCACCGAGATCATCGAGCCTCCAGAACCTGTGCCGCTTTACAAGTACCACTGTGACTCCTCCTTCTACCTCGAACCTCTTAAGGAGATGCTGAAAGAGAAGAAGATGTACGGGCTGATAGTCATAGACAGAAGGGAAGCAACTATAGGCATCCTGAGGGGCAAGAGGATTGAAGCGCTGAGCTACACAACGTCGATGGTCCCCGGCAAGCACAGGCAGGGTGGACAGAGCAGCGTGAGGTTTGAGAGGCTCAGGGAGATAGCAATCCACGAGTTCTACAAGAAGGTTGGCGAGAAGGCTACCGAAGCTTTACTGCCCCACAAAGACCAGCTCCTCGGGATACTGATTGGAGGACCATCTCCAACGAAAGAGGAGTTCTACGAAGGAGAATACCTCCATCACGAGCTTCAGAAGAAGGTTGTGGGACTCTTTGACGTAAGCTACACCGATGAGAGCGGACTCTACGAGCTTGTCGAGAAGGCAGAGGATGTCCTGCAGGAACTCGACCTGATGAAGGAGAAGAGGCTCATGGGAAGGTTCCTCAAAGAAGTTGCAAAGGACGGGCTTGCGGCGTATGGAGAGGATGAAGTGAGGAGGTATATATCGCTTGGAGCGGTTGACACGCTGCTGCTCAGCGAAGACTTGAGGCTGGAGAGAGTAAAGTACCGATGCCCCAAGTGCGGGGCTGAGAGGGAAATAACCGTCAGAGAAGGCGTTTCGAATCCGCCAGTTTGCGAAGAAGACGCCATCCCCATGGAGGAGGTCGAGAGGCAGGACATCATCCTTGAGCTTTCCGAGCTTGCGGAATCCATGGGTGCCAAAGTAGAGTTCCTTTCGACGGAGAGCGAGGAGGGGGCGATGCTATACAACGCGTTTGGAGGTATTGCTGCCATACTCCGATTTAAGCCGGATTGA
- the uppS gene encoding polyprenyl diphosphate synthase, translating to MIRFIRFIYERMLIKEIKPFGMPNHVAIIMDGNRRFARRRGLPPQAGHVFGSRKAEEVLNWCWELGIKNVTVYAFSTENFNRSEEEKQNIFKLVAKELRRLAKDRRIHRNRVKVKVIGKLEMLPEYVREAIREVEKATQGYGNFNLNIALAYGGRQELIDAIRGVLHDVRRGVLRSRDIDAKTLEKYLYGEGDYASVDLVIRTGGEQRLSNFLPWQTANSVAYFCDAYWPEFRKIDLLRAIRAWQQKKMAVKKPAVRMEVAEA from the coding sequence ATGATCAGATTCATCAGGTTCATCTACGAAAGAATGCTCATAAAGGAGATTAAGCCCTTCGGAATGCCCAACCACGTAGCTATCATTATGGATGGAAACAGAAGATTTGCAAGGAGACGCGGCCTGCCACCGCAGGCTGGCCACGTCTTCGGTTCGAGGAAGGCTGAAGAAGTGCTCAACTGGTGCTGGGAACTGGGAATAAAGAACGTTACAGTGTACGCTTTCTCCACAGAAAACTTCAATAGGAGCGAGGAGGAGAAGCAGAACATATTCAAGTTAGTGGCGAAGGAACTCAGGAGGCTCGCGAAGGACAGGAGAATACACAGAAACAGGGTGAAGGTTAAAGTTATCGGAAAGCTGGAAATGCTGCCCGAATACGTTAGAGAGGCCATCAGAGAAGTGGAGAAAGCAACGCAAGGCTATGGAAACTTCAACCTCAACATAGCTCTTGCCTACGGTGGCAGACAGGAGCTGATCGACGCAATAAGGGGCGTGCTGCACGACGTTAGGAGAGGAGTACTGCGAAGCAGAGACATCGACGCCAAAACTCTTGAGAAATACCTTTACGGTGAGGGCGACTACGCGAGCGTTGACCTCGTGATAAGAACTGGTGGGGAGCAAAGGCTTTCAAACTTCCTGCCCTGGCAGACTGCCAACAGCGTTGCTTACTTCTGCGACGCTTACTGGCCCGAGTTCAGAAAGATAGACCTGCTGAGAGCGATAAGAGCGTGGCAGCAGAAGAAGATGGCCGTAAAAAAGCCAGCGGTTAGGATGGAGGTGGCAGAAGCATGA
- a CDS encoding DUF2551 domain-containing protein, translating to MNRQEIESRLRKYLERDRSGIRKELLRILLEGGKYTTDEIFERLSTRAINQRGVSAMVGLMCARLGIIKTELGEKNRYYIKPEYADLVREILREYEGK from the coding sequence ATGAACAGGCAGGAAATTGAGTCAAGACTCAGGAAGTACCTCGAGAGAGACAGAAGTGGGATAAGGAAAGAACTACTCAGGATTCTCCTCGAAGGAGGAAAGTACACTACCGACGAGATATTCGAGAGACTCAGTACAAGGGCGATAAACCAGCGCGGAGTATCTGCGATGGTTGGGCTGATGTGTGCACGCCTCGGGATCATCAAAACCGAGCTTGGAGAGAAGAACAGGTACTATATCAAACCCGAATACGCAGATCTCGTCAGGGAAATCCTTCGGGAGTACGAAGGAAAATGA
- a CDS encoding radical SAM protein, translated as MKRIEAGSYYRYLSEGCKLCRRGAKLVLFVTGECPHSCFYCPISEERRGKDVIFANEREVRSADDVIAEIELMDAMGASITGGEPLIKLEKVLEFAKLFKSFDLHVHIYTSIPAKPHVVEKLAEYIDEIRFHPINLEGVERFREPIVYAKKLGMDAGIEIPALRFSEELARLVNECDAFMNLNELEFSSTNFDELIARGYEPGEFYGDVKSGEIARMYAEVVEKFHYCTALFKDKAQLRRRLIRMAFNHPDFYRVTNDGTLLCGFIEGDIEVAKKILDAEGVEYVVVEGGVETSIEFVEERSEDLKAAGLKVSIIERYPTSKRIVVESIPL; from the coding sequence ATGAAGAGAATAGAGGCTGGAAGCTACTACAGATACCTGAGCGAAGGCTGCAAATTGTGCAGGAGGGGCGCAAAACTCGTCCTCTTTGTTACTGGGGAGTGTCCGCACTCCTGCTTCTACTGCCCCATTTCGGAGGAGAGGAGGGGCAAAGATGTCATTTTCGCCAACGAGAGAGAGGTAAGGAGTGCTGACGACGTCATTGCCGAAATAGAGCTGATGGATGCAATGGGAGCATCCATCACCGGAGGAGAACCACTGATAAAGCTCGAAAAGGTTCTCGAATTTGCAAAGCTCTTTAAGTCCTTCGACCTGCATGTGCACATCTACACGAGCATTCCTGCTAAACCCCACGTAGTGGAGAAGCTTGCAGAATATATCGACGAAATCCGCTTTCATCCAATAAATCTTGAAGGTGTTGAGAGATTCAGGGAGCCCATCGTTTACGCGAAGAAGCTCGGCATGGACGCAGGAATCGAGATTCCAGCGCTGAGGTTTTCCGAGGAGCTTGCAAGGCTCGTCAATGAGTGCGACGCTTTTATGAACCTGAACGAGCTCGAGTTCTCCTCCACCAACTTCGACGAGCTTATTGCCAGAGGCTACGAGCCGGGAGAGTTCTATGGAGATGTTAAAAGCGGAGAAATAGCGAGGATGTATGCCGAAGTGGTGGAAAAGTTCCACTACTGCACGGCTCTCTTTAAAGACAAGGCCCAGCTTAGGAGAAGACTCATACGGATGGCATTCAACCACCCTGACTTTTACAGAGTCACAAACGACGGGACTCTGCTCTGCGGGTTTATTGAAGGCGACATCGAGGTTGCAAAGAAAATACTCGATGCCGAGGGAGTAGAATACGTGGTTGTGGAAGGTGGAGTGGAGACCTCCATCGAGTTTGTGGAGGAAAGGAGTGAAGATTTAAAAGCTGCCGGCCTTAAGGTAAGTATCATTGAGAGATACCCGACATCAAAGAGAATTGTCGTGGAATCGATACCGCTGTGA
- the lysS gene encoding lysine--tRNA ligase has protein sequence MSHEIHWADCIADELLKRGKKHRIATGITPSGHIHLGNLREMLTADAVRRAVIDRGGEAEMIYIADTFDPLRKRYPFLPEEYENYVGMPLSEIPDPEGCHESYAEHFLQPFLESLDILGIDVRVEKADEMYKEGRYEEAIKTSLRNRDKIAQIIKEVTGRAVDDSWSPFMPLCEKCGRINSARVTGFDDDWIYYSCQCGHEGKASYKGGGKLAWRIDWPARWKILGITCEPFGKDHAAAGGSYDTGVRLAREVFGFEPPFPIVYEWINLKGVGAMKSSKGIVVPVREMVDVLPPEIVRYIIIRSKPERHIEFDPAALLDLVDEFEEAAMNKDRSVELSMVEKVEYSEVPFRHLIVVGQIAKWNLDEVLKILERTGYKIDEVTRKDVERRLVYAKRWLEKFAPEKLKFEIKDSVDVEFSEEERKFLNEYAERLKEDMNPEDIHELVYEVANELGIKPAKAFKAIYKAILGKTYGPRAGYFIKSLGIEWVKRRLKV, from the coding sequence ATGAGTCACGAAATTCACTGGGCTGACTGTATTGCAGATGAACTGCTGAAGAGGGGAAAGAAACACAGGATAGCCACGGGTATAACCCCCTCAGGCCACATTCATCTCGGAAACCTGAGAGAAATGCTTACGGCCGATGCGGTAAGGAGGGCCGTCATAGACAGGGGCGGAGAAGCGGAGATGATCTACATAGCCGACACGTTCGACCCGCTGCGAAAGAGGTATCCGTTCCTTCCCGAAGAATACGAGAACTACGTGGGTATGCCCCTCAGCGAAATTCCCGACCCCGAGGGGTGTCATGAAAGTTATGCAGAGCACTTCCTCCAGCCCTTCCTCGAATCTCTCGACATCCTCGGCATAGATGTCAGGGTTGAGAAGGCTGATGAGATGTACAAGGAAGGGAGGTACGAGGAAGCCATAAAAACATCCCTCAGGAACAGGGATAAAATCGCCCAGATAATAAAAGAGGTTACGGGAAGGGCTGTTGACGATAGCTGGAGTCCTTTCATGCCTCTCTGCGAGAAGTGTGGTAGAATAAACTCTGCAAGGGTTACAGGCTTCGATGATGACTGGATATACTACTCCTGCCAGTGCGGGCACGAAGGAAAAGCCTCGTACAAGGGAGGAGGAAAGCTCGCGTGGCGTATTGACTGGCCGGCAAGATGGAAAATCCTCGGCATTACGTGCGAGCCCTTCGGAAAAGATCATGCAGCAGCGGGTGGAAGCTACGACACAGGCGTGAGACTGGCGAGGGAAGTCTTTGGCTTCGAGCCGCCTTTCCCCATAGTCTACGAGTGGATAAACCTGAAGGGCGTAGGAGCCATGAAGAGCTCGAAGGGCATTGTAGTGCCTGTAAGGGAAATGGTTGATGTTTTACCTCCTGAAATTGTCCGTTACATAATCATCCGCTCCAAGCCTGAAAGGCACATAGAGTTCGATCCTGCGGCGCTTCTCGACCTCGTTGATGAGTTCGAGGAGGCTGCGATGAACAAGGATAGAAGCGTAGAGCTTTCGATGGTTGAAAAGGTGGAATATTCTGAGGTGCCTTTCAGACACCTAATAGTCGTTGGTCAGATCGCTAAGTGGAACCTTGACGAAGTTCTCAAGATTCTCGAAAGGACGGGTTACAAAATCGATGAGGTTACGAGGAAGGATGTGGAGCGAAGGCTTGTTTACGCGAAGAGATGGCTTGAAAAGTTCGCACCTGAGAAGTTGAAGTTTGAGATTAAGGACAGCGTTGATGTGGAGTTCAGCGAGGAGGAGAGGAAGTTCCTCAACGAGTATGCGGAAAGGCTGAAGGAAGACATGAACCCTGAGGACATCCACGAACTGGTTTACGAGGTTGCAAACGAGCTTGGTATAAAGCCAGCGAAGGCCTTCAAAGCAATCTACAAGGCCATTCTCGGAAAAACGTATGGGCCGAGGGCTGGCTACTTCATCAAGTCTCTTGGCATAGAGTGGGTGAAGAGAAGACTGAAAGTATGA
- a CDS encoding DMT family transporter, with the protein MARRLYIAALFLTMLIWAGSFIAIKIALRELSPFNLAFYRFLIATPLMLIACRNLRLPELKDLPNIVVLALTGVTLLYAVQFLALKLTTATNASILINTCAIFIALMSYILLGERFTGLKVAGIIVSFVGVVMIISNGFNAGFSGQTALGDVLMVFDGLLWAIYTVLGKRLLEKYGAGALTAYAFAAGTFLLLPFALYEGIEDIFSLTPQAWASLLYLSVLCSVFAYVVWYAALSHMDATEVAVFVYLVPLFTAIMAVFLLGEEITPFIAVGGVLTIAGVYMVEQYSFRHTENLK; encoded by the coding sequence ATGGCAAGGAGGCTCTACATTGCTGCTTTATTTTTAACCATGCTCATATGGGCCGGCTCATTTATAGCGATAAAAATTGCGCTCAGGGAGCTTTCACCCTTCAACCTCGCTTTTTACAGATTTCTGATTGCAACACCTCTCATGCTCATCGCGTGCAGAAATCTCAGATTGCCTGAGTTGAAAGATTTGCCAAACATCGTTGTTCTCGCCCTGACGGGGGTGACTCTTCTTTACGCTGTTCAGTTTCTTGCGCTTAAACTCACGACTGCAACCAACGCATCCATCCTCATAAACACCTGTGCGATCTTTATAGCCCTGATGTCGTACATTTTGCTCGGAGAGAGATTTACCGGGCTAAAGGTTGCCGGAATCATTGTATCCTTTGTAGGAGTGGTTATGATAATCTCCAACGGATTTAATGCGGGCTTCTCTGGACAAACGGCTCTTGGAGACGTTCTCATGGTCTTCGATGGCCTGCTGTGGGCAATCTACACAGTTCTCGGTAAGCGCCTGCTCGAAAAATATGGGGCTGGAGCGCTTACAGCCTATGCCTTCGCAGCGGGCACTTTTTTACTGCTCCCATTTGCCCTTTATGAAGGAATCGAGGACATTTTCTCCCTGACTCCTCAGGCCTGGGCTTCACTACTATATCTCTCAGTCCTTTGCTCCGTTTTCGCATACGTCGTATGGTATGCAGCGCTTTCGCACATGGACGCGACGGAAGTAGCAGTCTTCGTTTACCTTGTACCTCTCTTTACGGCCATCATGGCGGTTTTTCTCCTTGGAGAGGAGATAACACCATTTATTGCTGTCGGAGGTGTGCTGACGATAGCGGGAGTATACATGGTGGAACAGTACTCTTTTAGGCATACCGAAAATCTTAAATAA
- a CDS encoding FeoA family protein, with translation MSLTPLALMKEGSRGIVASIAGGRGAHRNLEDLGIVAGKEIRVIRNSGGAVLVAVNGTRLVVGRGLAMKVMVDAEQKN, from the coding sequence ATGAGTCTTACTCCACTTGCACTGATGAAAGAAGGTAGCAGAGGTATCGTTGCCAGCATAGCCGGTGGAAGAGGAGCTCACAGAAATCTCGAAGATCTCGGAATCGTCGCTGGAAAGGAAATCAGAGTTATCAGGAACTCCGGCGGGGCGGTTCTAGTTGCCGTTAACGGAACTCGCCTTGTTGTTGGCAGAGGACTTGCCATGAAGGTGATGGTAGATGCTGAGCAGAAGAACTGA
- a CDS encoding metal-dependent transcriptional regulator gives MLSRRTEDYLEAIYQLSMEKGYTRIKDIASKLNVKPASVSEMVAKLAKEGYVVYEKRLFVALTEKGKTVAESVKERREILVKFLVTLGVPKHIAEEDACIIEHVLHPETVTQLKKFVKFVEESPIDPKWLNHFREFCRSGVHPCKVSLR, from the coding sequence ATGCTGAGCAGAAGAACTGAAGACTACCTCGAAGCAATATATCAGTTGAGCATGGAGAAAGGTTACACGAGAATAAAGGACATCGCCTCAAAGCTGAACGTAAAGCCTGCAAGTGTTTCGGAGATGGTTGCCAAGCTCGCAAAGGAAGGTTACGTTGTTTACGAGAAGAGGCTTTTCGTGGCCCTTACGGAGAAGGGCAAAACTGTTGCAGAGAGCGTGAAGGAGAGGAGGGAAATTCTCGTAAAGTTCCTCGTTACCCTTGGTGTTCCGAAACACATTGCGGAGGAGGACGCGTGCATAATTGAACACGTTCTGCATCCTGAAACAGTTACGCAGCTTAAGAAGTTCGTGAAGTTTGTTGAGGAATCCCCAATTGACCCGAAGTGGCTGAACCACTTCAGAGAGTTCTGCCGGAGCGGAGTGCATCCGTGTAAAGTTTCTTTGAGGTAA
- a CDS encoding universal stress protein, with amino-acid sequence MLDRILFPTDFSRYADKTLECGQELIELGVKEVILLHVIEREILEYVDSFAGVSAEDLIRDATKVAEEKLKERTKIVEEMGIKARYVITVGDPVTEIAKVADEENVSAILMGAKGRGMLSTTFLGSVSEGVLRTSKVPVIVTKLKVAEKDGAYYCELALGKMLDRILYATDFSPSSEKLLDYVKGMAGREVVLLHVMEKGEDREEVESKLDSIASQLDRVEKVIAEGKPCKEILRVAKEKGATLIMVGFSGGGIFGSTADCVVRRAEVPVFVGK; translated from the coding sequence GTGCTTGATAGAATTCTTTTTCCCACTGATTTTTCAAGGTACGCTGACAAGACCCTTGAATGCGGTCAGGAACTCATTGAGCTTGGAGTGAAGGAGGTAATCCTCCTCCATGTGATTGAAAGAGAAATCCTGGAGTACGTTGACTCCTTTGCTGGTGTGAGCGCTGAAGACCTGATAAGAGACGCGACAAAGGTTGCTGAGGAGAAACTCAAAGAAAGGACAAAGATCGTCGAGGAGATGGGAATAAAGGCCAGGTACGTCATAACAGTAGGAGACCCAGTTACAGAAATCGCAAAGGTTGCTGATGAGGAAAATGTCTCGGCAATACTCATGGGTGCCAAGGGAAGGGGGATGCTCTCCACAACCTTCCTTGGCAGCGTTTCTGAGGGTGTGCTCAGAACGTCAAAAGTTCCTGTAATCGTAACAAAGCTCAAAGTTGCCGAAAAAGACGGAGCCTACTACTGCGAGCTAGCACTCGGAAAAATGCTCGACCGAATTCTCTACGCCACTGACTTCTCCCCGAGTTCAGAAAAACTGCTTGACTACGTTAAAGGCATGGCAGGCAGGGAAGTCGTGCTGCTGCACGTGATGGAAAAGGGAGAGGACAGGGAAGAAGTTGAGTCGAAGCTTGATAGCATTGCCTCCCAGTTAGACAGGGTAGAGAAGGTTATAGCGGAAGGAAAGCCGTGCAAGGAAATCCTTAGAGTTGCGAAGGAGAAAGGGGCGACACTCATAATGGTGGGTTTCTCTGGCGGTGGCATATTCGGAAGCACAGCCGACTGCGTGGTGAGAAGAGCAGAAGTGCCCGTTTTTGTGGGCAAGTAA